The stretch of DNA TTTTGTAAGATCTCCTTAAGATCCAAAATATCTTTACCATTTCTTACAAATGATAATGCAATCCATTCAATTTTATGTTCTATACAAAAGAAAAGATCTATTTTATCTTTATCAGTTATTGTAGGGATAGATATTTTAGTATTTGGTAGATTTAGACCCTTTTTTTCTTTTAGTTGACCCCCTTGTACAACAAGACAATGAATTTGATGATTTTTGATTTGAGTTACTTTTAAAACAAGTTTTCCATCATCTAGCAAAATTTTGGCCCCATATTTTACATCATTATTAATTGTTTTATAATCTACAAAAATCTGGTTATTATTAGATTTATTATTGCCATGTTGTATTATAATATTATCTCCTTTGTGAAGAGTACAATTTTTTTCAACTGTTCCAATTCGGAGTTTAGGACCTTGTAAATCACCCATTATAGCAACATGTGTATCGAGTTCTAAATTTAATTCAGTTACAATATTTATAATTTTGAGAGCATCTTCATGATTAGAGTGAGAGAAATTAATACGGCATACATTGAGGCCCGCCATAATCATCCTTTTAATCTTTTTTTTAGATAAAGAATTTGGACCAATGGTACCAACCACTTTTGTTCTTTTTAGTCTATATTTTTTTTCAATCATTTTTAAAAAATTAGATTATTAATAGACTTTAACGTATTTAAATCTATATGTGTTTCGGAGTTTATTTGTGTTATCATATTAAGATTCTTAGAAATGTCTTTTATCTCATGGGTTTTCCAAACACCAATAAGCTTAAGCAAATAGTCAAATTTACTTAATTCTGGTATTAAAAATGCTGTATTGACAAATAATCCAGAACTAAACAATGAGTTTTCAGCACTGAAATTTTCGTTGTAAAGTGATTTATTGCAAATTAAATAGCATGACTTTTCATAATCTAAATCGTTATCTTCAAAGGTCGAAAAGTAAATATTTTTGCCATTAATTACACAGTGTAAGTCTTCGACCATTCGTCTAAATAAGAAGTTAGAATATTTATTAAGAAAATACGCAAGACGATAATCTTCTATGTTGCTTCTAAATGCAAATAAGTTATAATTTTTTTTGTAATCATTACTAGATAAATGCAGTCTCATGTTTTAAAATTGGTTATTCATATAATTAATAAATTTTAACAATAACTTAGTTAAAATTTTTAAATATAATCGATGCATTGTGTCCTCCGAAGCCAAAAGTATTGCATAGACTATAGTTTACAGATTTTTCTTGTGCAGAATTAGCCGTATAATTGACTTTGGGGTCCAATTGAGGGTCTAATGAATCTAAATTGATAGTAGGAGGTATTGTTTTATGTTTTATAGCAAGTATTGAGGCAATACTTTCAATTGCACCTGCAGCTCCGAGAAGGTGGCCTGTCATAGACTTTGTAGAGCTAATATTTA from Flavobacteriales bacterium TMED191 encodes:
- a CDS encoding IPExxxVDY family protein translates to MRLHLSSNDYKKNYNLFAFRSNIEDYRLAYFLNKYSNFLFRRMVEDLHCVINGKNIYFSTFEDNDLDYEKSCYLICNKSLYNENFSAENSLFSSGLFVNTAFLIPELSKFDYLLKLIGVWKTHEIKDISKNLNMITQINSETHIDLNTLKSINNLIF